One window of Doryrhamphus excisus isolate RoL2022-K1 chromosome 13, RoL_Dexc_1.0, whole genome shotgun sequence genomic DNA carries:
- the LOC131140619 gene encoding synaptotagmin-16-like isoform X5: protein MASETCLFVWSDQCVIVCPLSLLTPVTPEAVSFLTAVGVLVAALALLFLFINKMLCFSRVGGMPCLEQQSHSRRAHQGLVKTFGSGGEDGAGTSSDSDNEVMKQFEISVSRSQSLRVSQPKGDDHHHDHHDHHQQQLRWALSRRNKFSRLSKHEEGSTEPSDSEDVLPPAVMEAPGEQNLLDPHSPAPSGVEKPDGMESLAVIQESPMHGMIRPNTDGSEDAETSQERTDSSSTWSPEQEQPRLHDITPPPTSSSPQSPVSKCCDLVVSLEYRPTTEKLLVTVVAARDVPDKGRSGMDSWQVHMVLLPSKKQRHKTSMRRSLPIYFNQTFSFLRVEPSDLRVSALRFRMYALEGRLSRERMMGETVLRLAELDPAGTTLETTLVLEPRSNIKSMDSLLSLAGVSHSDSASSTQSLTHGGAPELLVGLTYNATTGRMSVELIKGSHFRNLAANRPPDTFARLTLLNSVGQEITRCKTSVRRGQPNPVYKETFVFQVALFQLSDVTLMMSVYNRRSLKRKEMVGWVALGQNSSGEEEELHWRDMKDAKGQQVCRWHVLLEA, encoded by the exons ATGGCCTCGGAAA CCTGTCTGTTTGTGTGGTCTGATCagtgtgtcattgtgtgtcCCCTCTCCCTCCTCACGCCAGTCACGCCAGAGGCCGTCAGCTTCCTGACGGCGGTGGGCGTCCTGGTTGCGGCGCtggccctcctcttcctcttcatcaaCAAGATGCTGTGCTTCTCCCGCGTGGGGGGGATGCCGTGTCTGGAGCAGCAGAGCCACAGCAGAAGAGCCCACCAAGGCCTCG TCAAGACGTTTGGCAGCGGCGGCGAAGACGGCGCCGGCACGTCCTCGGACAGCGACAATGAGGTCATGAAGCAGTTTGAGATCTCGGTGTCACGCTCGCAGAGTTTGCGCGTGAGTCAGCCTAAAggggacgaccaccaccacgACCACCACgaccaccaccagcagcagctTCGGTGGGCGCTGAGCCGACGAAATAAATTTTCCCGCCTCTCCAAACACGAGGAGGGCAGCACCGAGCCGTCTGACAGTGAAG ACGTCCTCCCGCCTGCCGTCATGGAGGCTCCGGGCGAACAAAACCTCCTGGACCCGCACTCGCCAGCACCTTCAGGGGTGGAAAAACCAGACGGGATGGAGTCGTTAGCCGTCATCCAGGAGAGTCCGATGCACGGAATGATCCGACCCAACACGGACGGCAGCGAGGACGCCGAAACCAGCCAGGAAAGGACAGACAGCTCCTCCACATGGAGCCCTGAG CAAGAGCAGCCCCGCCTTCATGACATCACCCCCCCGCCAACAAGCTCCTCCCCCCAGTCGCCAGTCTCCAAGTGCTGCGACCTGGTGGTCTCTCTGGAATACCGTCCCACTACGGAAAAGCTGCTGGTCACGGTGGTGGCGGCGCGGGACGTCCCTGACAAGGGTCGCAGCGGGATGGACTCGTGGCAGGTCCACATGGTCCTGCTGCCCTCCAAGAAGCAACGCCACAAGACCTCCATGAGGCGGAGCCTGCCCATCTACTTCAACCAGACCTTCAGCTTCCTGCGCGTGGAGCCCTCGGATCTGCGCGTGTCGGCCCTCAGGTTCCGCATGTACGCCCTGGAGGGGAGGCTGTCCCGGGAGCGCATGATGGGCGAGACCGTGCTGCGCCTCGCGGAGCTCGACCCGGCCGGGACCACCTTGGAGACCACGCTGGTCCTGGAGCCTCGGAGTAACATCAAG AGCATGGACTCGCTGCTGAGCCTGGCGGGCGTGTCCCACAGCGACAGCGCCTCGTCCACGCAGTCGCTGACGCACGGCGGCGCGCCGGAGCTGCTGGTGGGCCTCACCTACAACGCCACCACGGGGCGCATGTCTGTGGAGCTCATCAAGGGAAGCCACTTCAGAAACCTGGCGGCCAACAGACCACCAG acACGTTCGCTCGCTTGACGCTGCTCAACTCGGTGGGCCAGGAGATCACACGCTGCAAGACGTCGGTGCGCCGCGGCCAGCCCAACCCCGTCTACAAGGAGACCTTCGTCTTCCAGGTGGCGCTCTTCCAGCTGTCGGACGTCACGCTCATGATGTCGGTGTACAACCGGCGCAGCTTGAAGCGCAAGGAGATGGTGGGCTGGGTCGCCCTGGGCCAGAACAGCagcggcgaggaggaggagctccACTGGAGGGACATGAAGGACGCCAAAGGACAGCAGGTGTGCCGCTGGCACGTCCTCCTGGAGGcgtga
- the LOC131140619 gene encoding synaptotagmin-16-like isoform X4 has product MASEITPEAVSFLTAVGVLVAALALLFLFINKMLCFSRVGGMPCLEQQSHSRRAHQGLVKTFGSGGEDGAGTSSDSDNEVMKQFEISVSRSQSLRVSQPKGDDHHHDHHDHHQQQLRWALSRRNKFSRLSKHEEGSTEPSDSEDVLPPAVMEAPGEQNLLDPHSPAPSGVEKPDGMESLAVIQESPMHGMIRPNTDGSEDAETSQERTDSSSTWSPEQEQPRLHDITPPPTSSSPQSPVSKCCDLVVSLEYRPTTEKLLVTVVAARDVPDKGRSGMDSWQVHMVLLPSKKQRHKTSMRRSLPIYFNQTFSFLRVEPSDLRVSALRFRMYALEGRLSRERMMGETVLRLAELDPAGTTLETTLVLEPRSNIKSMDSLLSLAGVSHSDSASSTQSLTHGGAPELLVGLTYNATTGRMSVELIKGSHFRNLAANRPPGQRRPGVEDLPEDHAFHCHLLLLPDTFARLTLLNSVGQEITRCKTSVRRGQPNPVYKETFVFQVALFQLSDVTLMMSVYNRRSLKRKEMVGWVALGQNSSGEEEELHWRDMKDAKGQQVCRWHVLLEA; this is encoded by the exons ATGGCCTCGGAAA TCACGCCAGAGGCCGTCAGCTTCCTGACGGCGGTGGGCGTCCTGGTTGCGGCGCtggccctcctcttcctcttcatcaaCAAGATGCTGTGCTTCTCCCGCGTGGGGGGGATGCCGTGTCTGGAGCAGCAGAGCCACAGCAGAAGAGCCCACCAAGGCCTCG TCAAGACGTTTGGCAGCGGCGGCGAAGACGGCGCCGGCACGTCCTCGGACAGCGACAATGAGGTCATGAAGCAGTTTGAGATCTCGGTGTCACGCTCGCAGAGTTTGCGCGTGAGTCAGCCTAAAggggacgaccaccaccacgACCACCACgaccaccaccagcagcagctTCGGTGGGCGCTGAGCCGACGAAATAAATTTTCCCGCCTCTCCAAACACGAGGAGGGCAGCACCGAGCCGTCTGACAGTGAAG ACGTCCTCCCGCCTGCCGTCATGGAGGCTCCGGGCGAACAAAACCTCCTGGACCCGCACTCGCCAGCACCTTCAGGGGTGGAAAAACCAGACGGGATGGAGTCGTTAGCCGTCATCCAGGAGAGTCCGATGCACGGAATGATCCGACCCAACACGGACGGCAGCGAGGACGCCGAAACCAGCCAGGAAAGGACAGACAGCTCCTCCACATGGAGCCCTGAG CAAGAGCAGCCCCGCCTTCATGACATCACCCCCCCGCCAACAAGCTCCTCCCCCCAGTCGCCAGTCTCCAAGTGCTGCGACCTGGTGGTCTCTCTGGAATACCGTCCCACTACGGAAAAGCTGCTGGTCACGGTGGTGGCGGCGCGGGACGTCCCTGACAAGGGTCGCAGCGGGATGGACTCGTGGCAGGTCCACATGGTCCTGCTGCCCTCCAAGAAGCAACGCCACAAGACCTCCATGAGGCGGAGCCTGCCCATCTACTTCAACCAGACCTTCAGCTTCCTGCGCGTGGAGCCCTCGGATCTGCGCGTGTCGGCCCTCAGGTTCCGCATGTACGCCCTGGAGGGGAGGCTGTCCCGGGAGCGCATGATGGGCGAGACCGTGCTGCGCCTCGCGGAGCTCGACCCGGCCGGGACCACCTTGGAGACCACGCTGGTCCTGGAGCCTCGGAGTAACATCAAG AGCATGGACTCGCTGCTGAGCCTGGCGGGCGTGTCCCACAGCGACAGCGCCTCGTCCACGCAGTCGCTGACGCACGGCGGCGCGCCGGAGCTGCTGGTGGGCCTCACCTACAACGCCACCACGGGGCGCATGTCTGTGGAGCTCATCAAGGGAAGCCACTTCAGAAACCTGGCGGCCAACAGACCACCAGGTCAGAGGAGGCCAGGTGTTGAGGATCTTCCCGAAGACCACGCCTTTCATtgccatcttcttcttcttccagacACGTTCGCTCGCTTGACGCTGCTCAACTCGGTGGGCCAGGAGATCACACGCTGCAAGACGTCGGTGCGCCGCGGCCAGCCCAACCCCGTCTACAAGGAGACCTTCGTCTTCCAGGTGGCGCTCTTCCAGCTGTCGGACGTCACGCTCATGATGTCGGTGTACAACCGGCGCAGCTTGAAGCGCAAGGAGATGGTGGGCTGGGTCGCCCTGGGCCAGAACAGCagcggcgaggaggaggagctccACTGGAGGGACATGAAGGACGCCAAAGGACAGCAGGTGTGCCGCTGGCACGTCCTCCTGGAGGcgtga
- the LOC131140619 gene encoding synaptotagmin-16-like isoform X2, giving the protein MASETCLFVWSDQCVIVCPLSLLTPVTPEAVSFLTAVGVLVAALALLFLFINKMLCFSRVGGMPCLEQQSHSRRAHQGLVKTFGSGGEDGAGTSSDSDNEVMKQFEISVSRSQSLRVSQPKGDDHHHDHHDHHQQQLRWALSRRNKFSRLSKHEEGSTEPSDSEDVLPPAVMEAPGEQNLLDPHSPAPSGVEKPDGMESLAVIQESPMHGMIRPNTDGSEDAETSQERTDSSSTWSPEQEQPRLHDITPPPTSSSPQSPVSKCCDLVVSLEYRPTTEKLLVTVVAARDVPDKGRSGMDSWQVHMVLLPSKKQRHKTSMRRSLPIYFNQTFSFLRVEPSDLRVSALRFRMYALEGRLSRERMMGETVLRLAELDPAGTTLETTLVLEPRSNIKSMDSLLSLAGVSHSDSASSTQSLTHGGAPELLVGLTYNATTGRMSVELIKGSHFRNLAANRPPGQRRPGVEDLPEDHAFHCHLLLLPDTFARLTLLNSVGQEITRCKTSVRRGQPNPVYKETFVFQVALFQLSDVTLMMSVYNRRSLKRKEMVGWVALGQNSSGEEEELHWRDMKDAKGQQVCRWHVLLEA; this is encoded by the exons ATGGCCTCGGAAA CCTGTCTGTTTGTGTGGTCTGATCagtgtgtcattgtgtgtcCCCTCTCCCTCCTCACGCCAGTCACGCCAGAGGCCGTCAGCTTCCTGACGGCGGTGGGCGTCCTGGTTGCGGCGCtggccctcctcttcctcttcatcaaCAAGATGCTGTGCTTCTCCCGCGTGGGGGGGATGCCGTGTCTGGAGCAGCAGAGCCACAGCAGAAGAGCCCACCAAGGCCTCG TCAAGACGTTTGGCAGCGGCGGCGAAGACGGCGCCGGCACGTCCTCGGACAGCGACAATGAGGTCATGAAGCAGTTTGAGATCTCGGTGTCACGCTCGCAGAGTTTGCGCGTGAGTCAGCCTAAAggggacgaccaccaccacgACCACCACgaccaccaccagcagcagctTCGGTGGGCGCTGAGCCGACGAAATAAATTTTCCCGCCTCTCCAAACACGAGGAGGGCAGCACCGAGCCGTCTGACAGTGAAG ACGTCCTCCCGCCTGCCGTCATGGAGGCTCCGGGCGAACAAAACCTCCTGGACCCGCACTCGCCAGCACCTTCAGGGGTGGAAAAACCAGACGGGATGGAGTCGTTAGCCGTCATCCAGGAGAGTCCGATGCACGGAATGATCCGACCCAACACGGACGGCAGCGAGGACGCCGAAACCAGCCAGGAAAGGACAGACAGCTCCTCCACATGGAGCCCTGAG CAAGAGCAGCCCCGCCTTCATGACATCACCCCCCCGCCAACAAGCTCCTCCCCCCAGTCGCCAGTCTCCAAGTGCTGCGACCTGGTGGTCTCTCTGGAATACCGTCCCACTACGGAAAAGCTGCTGGTCACGGTGGTGGCGGCGCGGGACGTCCCTGACAAGGGTCGCAGCGGGATGGACTCGTGGCAGGTCCACATGGTCCTGCTGCCCTCCAAGAAGCAACGCCACAAGACCTCCATGAGGCGGAGCCTGCCCATCTACTTCAACCAGACCTTCAGCTTCCTGCGCGTGGAGCCCTCGGATCTGCGCGTGTCGGCCCTCAGGTTCCGCATGTACGCCCTGGAGGGGAGGCTGTCCCGGGAGCGCATGATGGGCGAGACCGTGCTGCGCCTCGCGGAGCTCGACCCGGCCGGGACCACCTTGGAGACCACGCTGGTCCTGGAGCCTCGGAGTAACATCAAG AGCATGGACTCGCTGCTGAGCCTGGCGGGCGTGTCCCACAGCGACAGCGCCTCGTCCACGCAGTCGCTGACGCACGGCGGCGCGCCGGAGCTGCTGGTGGGCCTCACCTACAACGCCACCACGGGGCGCATGTCTGTGGAGCTCATCAAGGGAAGCCACTTCAGAAACCTGGCGGCCAACAGACCACCAGGTCAGAGGAGGCCAGGTGTTGAGGATCTTCCCGAAGACCACGCCTTTCATtgccatcttcttcttcttccagacACGTTCGCTCGCTTGACGCTGCTCAACTCGGTGGGCCAGGAGATCACACGCTGCAAGACGTCGGTGCGCCGCGGCCAGCCCAACCCCGTCTACAAGGAGACCTTCGTCTTCCAGGTGGCGCTCTTCCAGCTGTCGGACGTCACGCTCATGATGTCGGTGTACAACCGGCGCAGCTTGAAGCGCAAGGAGATGGTGGGCTGGGTCGCCCTGGGCCAGAACAGCagcggcgaggaggaggagctccACTGGAGGGACATGAAGGACGCCAAAGGACAGCAGGTGTGCCGCTGGCACGTCCTCCTGGAGGcgtga
- the LOC131140619 gene encoding synaptotagmin-16-like isoform X1 translates to MRDKQQDSLVERTEGGEDMSRDSNGTSDVVEITPEAVSFLTAVGVLVAALALLFLFINKMLCFSRVGGMPCLEQQSHSRRAHQGLVKTFGSGGEDGAGTSSDSDNEVMKQFEISVSRSQSLRVSQPKGDDHHHDHHDHHQQQLRWALSRRNKFSRLSKHEEGSTEPSDSEDVLPPAVMEAPGEQNLLDPHSPAPSGVEKPDGMESLAVIQESPMHGMIRPNTDGSEDAETSQERTDSSSTWSPEQEQPRLHDITPPPTSSSPQSPVSKCCDLVVSLEYRPTTEKLLVTVVAARDVPDKGRSGMDSWQVHMVLLPSKKQRHKTSMRRSLPIYFNQTFSFLRVEPSDLRVSALRFRMYALEGRLSRERMMGETVLRLAELDPAGTTLETTLVLEPRSNIKSMDSLLSLAGVSHSDSASSTQSLTHGGAPELLVGLTYNATTGRMSVELIKGSHFRNLAANRPPGQRRPGVEDLPEDHAFHCHLLLLPDTFARLTLLNSVGQEITRCKTSVRRGQPNPVYKETFVFQVALFQLSDVTLMMSVYNRRSLKRKEMVGWVALGQNSSGEEEELHWRDMKDAKGQQVCRWHVLLEA, encoded by the exons ATGAGGGACAAACAGCAGGACTCGCTTGTAGAAAGAACAGAAGGAGGTGAAGACATGAGCAGGGACTCAAACGGGACATCAGATGTTGTTGAAA TCACGCCAGAGGCCGTCAGCTTCCTGACGGCGGTGGGCGTCCTGGTTGCGGCGCtggccctcctcttcctcttcatcaaCAAGATGCTGTGCTTCTCCCGCGTGGGGGGGATGCCGTGTCTGGAGCAGCAGAGCCACAGCAGAAGAGCCCACCAAGGCCTCG TCAAGACGTTTGGCAGCGGCGGCGAAGACGGCGCCGGCACGTCCTCGGACAGCGACAATGAGGTCATGAAGCAGTTTGAGATCTCGGTGTCACGCTCGCAGAGTTTGCGCGTGAGTCAGCCTAAAggggacgaccaccaccacgACCACCACgaccaccaccagcagcagctTCGGTGGGCGCTGAGCCGACGAAATAAATTTTCCCGCCTCTCCAAACACGAGGAGGGCAGCACCGAGCCGTCTGACAGTGAAG ACGTCCTCCCGCCTGCCGTCATGGAGGCTCCGGGCGAACAAAACCTCCTGGACCCGCACTCGCCAGCACCTTCAGGGGTGGAAAAACCAGACGGGATGGAGTCGTTAGCCGTCATCCAGGAGAGTCCGATGCACGGAATGATCCGACCCAACACGGACGGCAGCGAGGACGCCGAAACCAGCCAGGAAAGGACAGACAGCTCCTCCACATGGAGCCCTGAG CAAGAGCAGCCCCGCCTTCATGACATCACCCCCCCGCCAACAAGCTCCTCCCCCCAGTCGCCAGTCTCCAAGTGCTGCGACCTGGTGGTCTCTCTGGAATACCGTCCCACTACGGAAAAGCTGCTGGTCACGGTGGTGGCGGCGCGGGACGTCCCTGACAAGGGTCGCAGCGGGATGGACTCGTGGCAGGTCCACATGGTCCTGCTGCCCTCCAAGAAGCAACGCCACAAGACCTCCATGAGGCGGAGCCTGCCCATCTACTTCAACCAGACCTTCAGCTTCCTGCGCGTGGAGCCCTCGGATCTGCGCGTGTCGGCCCTCAGGTTCCGCATGTACGCCCTGGAGGGGAGGCTGTCCCGGGAGCGCATGATGGGCGAGACCGTGCTGCGCCTCGCGGAGCTCGACCCGGCCGGGACCACCTTGGAGACCACGCTGGTCCTGGAGCCTCGGAGTAACATCAAG AGCATGGACTCGCTGCTGAGCCTGGCGGGCGTGTCCCACAGCGACAGCGCCTCGTCCACGCAGTCGCTGACGCACGGCGGCGCGCCGGAGCTGCTGGTGGGCCTCACCTACAACGCCACCACGGGGCGCATGTCTGTGGAGCTCATCAAGGGAAGCCACTTCAGAAACCTGGCGGCCAACAGACCACCAGGTCAGAGGAGGCCAGGTGTTGAGGATCTTCCCGAAGACCACGCCTTTCATtgccatcttcttcttcttccagacACGTTCGCTCGCTTGACGCTGCTCAACTCGGTGGGCCAGGAGATCACACGCTGCAAGACGTCGGTGCGCCGCGGCCAGCCCAACCCCGTCTACAAGGAGACCTTCGTCTTCCAGGTGGCGCTCTTCCAGCTGTCGGACGTCACGCTCATGATGTCGGTGTACAACCGGCGCAGCTTGAAGCGCAAGGAGATGGTGGGCTGGGTCGCCCTGGGCCAGAACAGCagcggcgaggaggaggagctccACTGGAGGGACATGAAGGACGCCAAAGGACAGCAGGTGTGCCGCTGGCACGTCCTCCTGGAGGcgtga
- the LOC131140619 gene encoding synaptotagmin-16-like isoform X3, with amino-acid sequence MRDKQQDSLVERTEGGEDMSRDSNGTSDVVEITPEAVSFLTAVGVLVAALALLFLFINKMLCFSRVGGMPCLEQQSHSRRAHQGLVKTFGSGGEDGAGTSSDSDNEVMKQFEISVSRSQSLRVSQPKGDDHHHDHHDHHQQQLRWALSRRNKFSRLSKHEEGSTEPSDSEDVLPPAVMEAPGEQNLLDPHSPAPSGVEKPDGMESLAVIQESPMHGMIRPNTDGSEDAETSQERTDSSSTWSPEQEQPRLHDITPPPTSSSPQSPVSKCCDLVVSLEYRPTTEKLLVTVVAARDVPDKGRSGMDSWQVHMVLLPSKKQRHKTSMRRSLPIYFNQTFSFLRVEPSDLRVSALRFRMYALEGRLSRERMMGETVLRLAELDPAGTTLETTLVLEPRSNIKSMDSLLSLAGVSHSDSASSTQSLTHGGAPELLVGLTYNATTGRMSVELIKGSHFRNLAANRPPDTFARLTLLNSVGQEITRCKTSVRRGQPNPVYKETFVFQVALFQLSDVTLMMSVYNRRSLKRKEMVGWVALGQNSSGEEEELHWRDMKDAKGQQVCRWHVLLEA; translated from the exons ATGAGGGACAAACAGCAGGACTCGCTTGTAGAAAGAACAGAAGGAGGTGAAGACATGAGCAGGGACTCAAACGGGACATCAGATGTTGTTGAAA TCACGCCAGAGGCCGTCAGCTTCCTGACGGCGGTGGGCGTCCTGGTTGCGGCGCtggccctcctcttcctcttcatcaaCAAGATGCTGTGCTTCTCCCGCGTGGGGGGGATGCCGTGTCTGGAGCAGCAGAGCCACAGCAGAAGAGCCCACCAAGGCCTCG TCAAGACGTTTGGCAGCGGCGGCGAAGACGGCGCCGGCACGTCCTCGGACAGCGACAATGAGGTCATGAAGCAGTTTGAGATCTCGGTGTCACGCTCGCAGAGTTTGCGCGTGAGTCAGCCTAAAggggacgaccaccaccacgACCACCACgaccaccaccagcagcagctTCGGTGGGCGCTGAGCCGACGAAATAAATTTTCCCGCCTCTCCAAACACGAGGAGGGCAGCACCGAGCCGTCTGACAGTGAAG ACGTCCTCCCGCCTGCCGTCATGGAGGCTCCGGGCGAACAAAACCTCCTGGACCCGCACTCGCCAGCACCTTCAGGGGTGGAAAAACCAGACGGGATGGAGTCGTTAGCCGTCATCCAGGAGAGTCCGATGCACGGAATGATCCGACCCAACACGGACGGCAGCGAGGACGCCGAAACCAGCCAGGAAAGGACAGACAGCTCCTCCACATGGAGCCCTGAG CAAGAGCAGCCCCGCCTTCATGACATCACCCCCCCGCCAACAAGCTCCTCCCCCCAGTCGCCAGTCTCCAAGTGCTGCGACCTGGTGGTCTCTCTGGAATACCGTCCCACTACGGAAAAGCTGCTGGTCACGGTGGTGGCGGCGCGGGACGTCCCTGACAAGGGTCGCAGCGGGATGGACTCGTGGCAGGTCCACATGGTCCTGCTGCCCTCCAAGAAGCAACGCCACAAGACCTCCATGAGGCGGAGCCTGCCCATCTACTTCAACCAGACCTTCAGCTTCCTGCGCGTGGAGCCCTCGGATCTGCGCGTGTCGGCCCTCAGGTTCCGCATGTACGCCCTGGAGGGGAGGCTGTCCCGGGAGCGCATGATGGGCGAGACCGTGCTGCGCCTCGCGGAGCTCGACCCGGCCGGGACCACCTTGGAGACCACGCTGGTCCTGGAGCCTCGGAGTAACATCAAG AGCATGGACTCGCTGCTGAGCCTGGCGGGCGTGTCCCACAGCGACAGCGCCTCGTCCACGCAGTCGCTGACGCACGGCGGCGCGCCGGAGCTGCTGGTGGGCCTCACCTACAACGCCACCACGGGGCGCATGTCTGTGGAGCTCATCAAGGGAAGCCACTTCAGAAACCTGGCGGCCAACAGACCACCAG acACGTTCGCTCGCTTGACGCTGCTCAACTCGGTGGGCCAGGAGATCACACGCTGCAAGACGTCGGTGCGCCGCGGCCAGCCCAACCCCGTCTACAAGGAGACCTTCGTCTTCCAGGTGGCGCTCTTCCAGCTGTCGGACGTCACGCTCATGATGTCGGTGTACAACCGGCGCAGCTTGAAGCGCAAGGAGATGGTGGGCTGGGTCGCCCTGGGCCAGAACAGCagcggcgaggaggaggagctccACTGGAGGGACATGAAGGACGCCAAAGGACAGCAGGTGTGCCGCTGGCACGTCCTCCTGGAGGcgtga